The Salvia splendens isolate huo1 chromosome 21, SspV2, whole genome shotgun sequence genome includes a window with the following:
- the LOC121784252 gene encoding uncharacterized protein LOC121784252, whose protein sequence is MSKYCNNASPLTSRISGKHNTTWKRLIRVRAQAQPHIRWVVGQGKIFFWDDIWLGKSALRDLALNDRGCPNALVGDFIWEGTWDKPKIWLLHARAGLPQRATEQILDTPIVDGGPDIPWWNLSRFGDFSLATTWETIRTQRPIIRGLDDIWKACLTTSISIFIWRLLSNRIPVDTKLQWRKMELASKCEYCPHRPGSNQCMERIRSLVRRIFPPLQINDTIPDRLGV, encoded by the coding sequence ATGTCCAAGTATTGCAACAACGCTTCACCGCTCACTTCTAGAATATCGGGGAAGCATAACACAACTTGGAAAAGGCTTATTAGAGTTCGGGCCCAAGCACAGCCTCACATTCGATGGGTGGTGGGGCAAGGGAAAATCTTTTTTTGGGATGATATATGGCTCGGCAAGTCTGCCCTTAGGGATCTCGCACTTAATGATAGGGGATGCCCGAACGCCTTGGTTGGGGACTTCATCTGGGAAGGGACCTGGGATAAGCCCAAGATCTGGTTGCTCCATGCTCGGGCTGGCCTCCCCCAACGAGCTACTGAACAAATCCTTGACACACCGATTGTTGACGGGGGACCTGACATTCCATGGTGGAACCTCTCCCGCTTCGGGGACTTCTCACTCGCCACGacttgggagaccatccgaacACAACGTCCCATCATCCGGGGATTGGATGATATTTGGAAGGCTTGCCTTACCACCTCAATCTCCATTTTCATATGGAGGCTGCTCTCAAACCGAATCCCCGTTGACACAAAACTCCAATGGCGGAAAATGGAGCTAGCTTCAAAATGTGAATATTGCCCGCATAGGCCAGGGAGTAATCAGTGTATGGAGAGAATTCGATCCCTGGTTCGAAGGATCTTCCCACCATTGCAGATCAATGACACGATTCCAGATAGACTCGGGGTATGA